In Synechococcus sp. Nb3U1, one DNA window encodes the following:
- a CDS encoding FxLYD domain-containing protein, whose protein sequence is MSQFWNRAKQVMLGCCTVLAFLLMGFGATSLQLKNLHITPCPDTAEYSNMVTSTANPMAAKCLFIEGTVVNRSKNTLVNADVFGRLYDANGNDVMPERTRLGAIEEVPPGETPFSIRISVPVTNPLPLTMEQFKASGFSGTVRR, encoded by the coding sequence ATGAGCCAATTTTGGAACCGGGCCAAACAGGTAATGCTCGGCTGCTGTACTGTACTAGCCTTTTTGCTGATGGGTTTTGGGGCGACTTCTCTGCAACTGAAGAATCTCCACATTACCCCCTGCCCTGATACCGCCGAATATTCGAATATGGTCACCAGCACCGCCAACCCGATGGCGGCCAAGTGTTTATTCATCGAAGGCACGGTGGTGAACCGTTCCAAAAATACCTTGGTTAATGCCGATGTCTTCGGTCGTCTTTACGATGCCAACGGCAACGATGTCATGCCCGAACGTACCCGTTTGGGAGCCATCGAAGAAGTGCCTCCCGGCGAAACCCCCTTCTCGATTCGGATTTCGGTGCCGGTGACCAACCCGCTGCCCTTGACGATGGAGCAATTCAAAGCCAGTGGCTTTAGTGGTACAGTACGACGTTGA
- a CDS encoding molybdopterin-dependent oxidoreductase: MHSTPVSIHLQVNGQSYCQSILPGSSLLSLLRGLGWMGVHRACESGDCGACTVLLEGDPIHSCLYPAARLNGQRITTIEGLAKDGEWDPMQARFLAGQGFQCGFCTPGMILSARKLCEQRIPSEAQLRDLLRGNLCRCTGYQAILESIQGIPADLPESDLESVGRNVPKQDGPEIVSGQAAYTSDFTPAGLLHLRVLRSPHAHARIRAIDTTQAQALPGVVAVLTHKDVPRQIYSTAGHAEPVPDPLDRFVLDEKVRFVGDAVAAVVAESVAIAEQACQLIQVEYEILPHVLDPLAAMQPGSPCIHDEPEARQIYDASRNLAGYVCLQTGDPEQGFAAADLILENTYHLPAVQHAHLEPHVSTSWLEPVHPEGGESFEQLVVRSSTQVPFHCQRVLSEICGIPRQRIRVIKGKIGGGFGNKQEILTEPLCALATLKTGRPVQWELTRLEEFTTTNSRHAMQIRVKTGVKADGTLTAQEITTYGNAGAYGNHSQTVVFLAGYVPLGLYRCPHKRFEGFAVYTNSMPGGAFRGYGATQGTFAMESQMDEIAHKLELNPIELRLKNVIRPGDALTLGYRDQQEADLKDSHFNLIGSYGLKECFEKIQTAFSTPLPAREGSRHYGRGIALSMQGSGLSKIHIAGIKLSLQPTGRILMLSGAVDVGTGSDTTLRQIAAQVLGIPLTQIDLIAADTGQTPFDAGSYASATLFISGQASQRAAQVLRDKLIQAAAQRLQTDPGQVSFAEGIFSTPQGSLTLQELAQGTPAPIEVELHHAADESSLTFAVAGVEVAVDRETGQIELLKTVQAIDLGTAINPRICHGQVTGGTAMGIGYALSEALIQDEQGQILNPGFRYYRIPTAKDVPPMEVHLIQQADPYGPFGAKGVGEITTNCTAPAIANAVFQATGIRFRQLPLTPERVWSALGEQDKP, translated from the coding sequence ATGCACTCCACCCCTGTTTCGATTCACCTTCAAGTTAACGGCCAATCCTATTGCCAATCGATTTTGCCCGGATCCAGCTTGCTCAGTCTGTTGCGGGGGCTGGGATGGATGGGGGTACACCGCGCCTGTGAGTCGGGGGATTGCGGGGCTTGCACTGTGCTGCTGGAGGGGGATCCCATCCACAGTTGCCTCTATCCGGCGGCCCGTTTGAATGGCCAGCGGATCACCACCATCGAAGGGTTGGCCAAGGACGGGGAATGGGATCCGATGCAGGCCCGGTTTTTGGCGGGGCAAGGGTTTCAGTGCGGCTTTTGTACGCCGGGGATGATCCTGAGTGCCCGCAAGCTCTGTGAACAAAGGATCCCGTCTGAGGCGCAGTTGCGGGATCTGTTGCGGGGGAATCTCTGTCGCTGCACCGGTTACCAAGCGATTCTGGAGAGCATTCAAGGGATCCCGGCTGATCTTCCCGAATCCGATTTAGAGAGTGTAGGGCGCAATGTTCCCAAGCAGGATGGCCCCGAGATTGTCTCCGGTCAAGCGGCCTATACGAGCGATTTCACCCCTGCCGGGTTGCTGCATTTACGGGTGCTGCGCTCTCCCCATGCCCATGCCCGCATCCGAGCCATAGACACCACCCAAGCCCAAGCCTTGCCCGGTGTGGTGGCTGTTCTCACCCACAAGGATGTTCCTCGCCAGATCTACAGTACCGCCGGACATGCTGAGCCGGTGCCGGATCCGTTGGATCGCTTTGTGCTGGATGAGAAAGTACGCTTTGTCGGCGATGCGGTGGCGGCAGTGGTGGCCGAATCGGTGGCGATTGCCGAGCAAGCCTGCCAGTTGATCCAGGTGGAGTATGAAATCTTGCCCCATGTGCTGGATCCCCTAGCAGCGATGCAACCGGGATCCCCTTGCATTCACGACGAACCAGAGGCCCGGCAAATTTACGATGCCAGCCGCAACTTAGCTGGTTATGTTTGCTTGCAAACGGGGGATCCCGAACAGGGGTTTGCCGCAGCGGATCTGATCTTGGAGAATACCTATCACCTGCCTGCCGTGCAGCACGCTCATCTAGAGCCCCATGTCAGCACCAGTTGGCTGGAGCCAGTTCACCCAGAAGGGGGGGAATCCTTTGAGCAATTGGTGGTGCGCTCCAGCACCCAGGTTCCTTTTCATTGCCAGCGGGTGCTCTCCGAAATTTGCGGGATCCCCCGCCAGCGGATCCGGGTGATCAAGGGCAAAATTGGTGGTGGCTTCGGCAACAAACAGGAAATTCTCACCGAACCCCTCTGTGCCCTAGCCACCCTAAAGACAGGCCGCCCGGTGCAATGGGAACTCACTCGCCTTGAGGAATTCACCACCACCAATAGCCGCCATGCCATGCAGATCCGCGTCAAAACCGGTGTGAAAGCAGATGGAACGCTAACGGCCCAGGAGATCACCACCTATGGCAATGCCGGAGCCTATGGCAACCACAGCCAAACGGTGGTGTTTCTGGCGGGCTATGTGCCCCTGGGGCTGTACCGCTGCCCCCACAAACGTTTTGAAGGCTTTGCCGTCTATACCAACTCCATGCCGGGGGGGGCCTTTCGAGGTTATGGGGCCACCCAGGGCACCTTCGCCATGGAATCCCAGATGGATGAGATCGCCCACAAGTTGGAATTGAATCCAATCGAGTTGCGCCTAAAAAATGTGATTCGCCCTGGAGATGCTTTGACCTTGGGCTATCGGGATCAGCAGGAGGCTGACCTGAAGGACTCCCACTTCAACCTGATTGGCAGCTATGGGCTTAAGGAGTGCTTTGAGAAAATCCAAACCGCTTTTTCTACACCTCTACCTGCTCGCGAGGGATCCCGTCATTATGGCCGGGGCATTGCCCTTTCCATGCAGGGGAGTGGCCTTTCCAAGATTCACATCGCTGGCATTAAGCTGAGTTTGCAGCCGACGGGCCGGATCCTGATGCTTAGCGGCGCTGTGGATGTAGGCACCGGATCCGATACCACCCTGCGCCAAATTGCTGCCCAAGTGTTGGGGATCCCGTTGACTCAGATCGATCTGATCGCCGCTGATACCGGGCAAACCCCTTTTGATGCCGGATCCTATGCCTCTGCTACTCTGTTCATTTCCGGCCAAGCCAGTCAACGGGCCGCCCAAGTCCTGCGGGATAAGCTGATCCAGGCTGCTGCCCAAAGGTTACAGACGGATCCTGGCCAAGTGAGCTTTGCTGAGGGGATTTTTTCCACCCCCCAGGGATCCCTGACCCTGCAGGAGTTGGCCCAAGGCACACCGGCTCCGATTGAAGTAGAACTGCACCATGCTGCCGATGAATCTTCCCTCACTTTTGCAGTAGCAGGGGTAGAAGTGGCGGTGGATAGGGAAACTGGGCAGATTGAGCTGCTCAAAACTGTGCAGGCCATTGACCTGGGTACGGCGATTAACCCGCGCATCTGTCATGGGCAAGTCACGGGTGGTACTGCCATGGGCATCGGCTACGCCCTTTCTGAAGCCTTGATTCAAGACGAACAGGGCCAGATCCTCAACCCTGGCTTTCGCTACTACCGCATCCCCACTGCCAAGGATGTGCCCCCGATGGAAGTTCACCTGATTCAACAGGCGGATCCCTATGGCCCTTTTGGCGCCAAAGGAGTGGGGGAAATCACCACCAACTGCACCGCCCCGGCCATCGCCAACGCCGTCTTTCAGGCCACGGGGATCCGTTTTCGCCAACTGCCCCTTACCCCGGAACGGGTTTGGTCTGCGCTGGGAGAACAGGACAAGCCCTGA
- the phnE gene encoding phosphonate ABC transporter, permease protein PhnE — protein MTGSPPTLPQPPLLPRLIGIGSWTIFLALFLVSAHFTNFSLQTLAQGIPDFFAFFGKMWPLDWRALPEIWQPLLETLQIAYLGTLFGGILAIPFIFLGSRNTTANPVVMWGVRGFLTLVRSVPDLLYAAICVGILSFGPLPGVVAIVIFTASVLAKLGSETVEAIDPGPLEALQAVGAGRIQQIIYGVVPQIAATMASYVLYIFEINVRASTVLGFVGAGGIGQLLRTYLSFFDYRGTAVLILIVFGVVLLIDAVSSYARSKLI, from the coding sequence ATGACGGGATCCCCTCCAACCCTACCCCAACCCCCATTGTTGCCCCGCCTGATTGGCATTGGATCCTGGACGATTTTTCTGGCTTTGTTTTTGGTTTCTGCCCATTTCACCAACTTCTCCCTACAGACACTGGCTCAAGGGATCCCAGACTTTTTCGCCTTTTTTGGCAAGATGTGGCCCCTCGATTGGCGGGCTCTGCCGGAAATTTGGCAACCGCTTTTGGAGACGCTACAAATCGCCTATTTGGGGACTTTATTCGGTGGGATCCTGGCCATTCCTTTCATTTTTCTGGGATCCCGAAATACGACTGCAAATCCAGTGGTGATGTGGGGGGTAAGAGGCTTTTTAACCTTGGTGCGCAGTGTGCCGGATTTACTCTATGCCGCCATTTGCGTCGGGATCCTCTCCTTTGGGCCGTTGCCGGGGGTGGTGGCGATCGTCATTTTTACCGCTTCGGTACTGGCCAAGCTGGGTAGCGAAACCGTCGAAGCCATCGATCCTGGCCCTTTGGAGGCTTTGCAAGCGGTGGGTGCTGGGCGCATTCAGCAGATCATCTACGGTGTGGTGCCGCAAATTGCCGCCACCATGGCCTCTTACGTACTGTACATTTTCGAGATCAACGTGCGGGCCTCCACCGTTCTGGGGTTTGTGGGTGCGGGTGGCATCGGTCAACTGCTGCGCACCTACCTGAGTTTTTTCGACTACCGCGGCACTGCTGTCTTGATTTTGATCGTATTTGGGGTGGTGCTGCTGATCGATGCGGTCTCCAGCTATGCCCGTTCCAAATTGATCTAG
- a CDS encoding type IV pilin protein — protein sequence MVVNSRGMTLIELLVVIVIVGILSAVAIPSLLTHIRRSKVAEAQTALTAISRGSEIYRMDFTVYPSDYTDIEFGGIHGDRYLQDPWQAPNYHPPQVVPPNLNLTGIRWMTEARVYVVSTGDPLRCDIGLGDRRQEVLLSGYDLRNSCNTYQ from the coding sequence ATGGTTGTGAACTCTCGGGGCATGACTTTAATTGAGCTATTGGTGGTGATCGTCATCGTTGGCATCCTCAGTGCCGTAGCCATTCCCAGCCTACTCACCCACATTCGTCGCTCCAAAGTTGCCGAAGCTCAAACGGCTTTGACCGCGATTAGCCGCGGGTCAGAAATTTACCGTATGGATTTTACGGTCTATCCATCTGACTACACCGATATTGAATTCGGTGGCATTCATGGGGATCGCTATTTGCAAGATCCCTGGCAGGCCCCTAATTATCACCCTCCCCAAGTGGTTCCTCCCAATCTCAACCTGACGGGTATTCGTTGGATGACCGAGGCACGTGTTTATGTGGTCAGTACTGGGGATCCCTTGCGCTGTGACATCGGTCTTGGGGATCGCCGCCAAGAAGTTTTGCTCTCGGGCTACGACCTGCGCAACTCCTGCAACACCTACCAATAG
- the ispE gene encoding 4-(cytidine 5'-diphospho)-2-C-methyl-D-erythritol kinase translates to MQACTLIARAKINLYLEILGSRPDGYSEVAMVLQSIHLADRVQLKRRHHGIHLRCDHPEVPTDVNNLAYKAAELLQKECHSSAGVEIHIEKHIPVAAGLAGGSANAAAVLVGMNQLWGLGLTVGDLQSLASRLGSDIPFCVQGGTQLATGRGEILEPLADWEGIPLLLAKPRHLGVSTAWAYQAFRSLQEDSTSGSQPYDTVSSLPQVLVAFDRQDPQALANSLRNDLEKPVLATYTLVGELRSALRSAGALGSLMSGSGPTVFGIMPSLEQASQTRDTLRRQFQDVDFWVTQSAPTGILLEPDPQSLSLS, encoded by the coding sequence ATGCAAGCCTGTACTCTGATTGCTCGCGCCAAAATCAATCTCTACCTGGAAATTCTTGGATCCCGTCCGGATGGGTATTCAGAGGTAGCGATGGTGCTGCAGAGCATTCACCTGGCGGATCGGGTGCAGTTGAAACGCCGCCATCACGGGATCCACCTCAGGTGTGATCACCCCGAAGTACCGACAGATGTCAACAACCTTGCCTACAAAGCGGCTGAGCTGTTGCAAAAAGAATGCCACTCCTCGGCTGGGGTCGAGATTCACATCGAAAAGCACATTCCGGTGGCAGCCGGCTTAGCTGGCGGCTCGGCCAATGCGGCGGCGGTGTTGGTGGGGATGAACCAACTGTGGGGATTGGGCCTAACGGTGGGAGATTTGCAGAGCTTAGCCTCTCGGCTGGGATCCGATATTCCCTTTTGTGTGCAGGGGGGAACCCAACTGGCCACCGGGCGAGGAGAAATTCTAGAACCGCTGGCGGATTGGGAGGGGATCCCTTTGTTGCTGGCCAAACCCAGACATTTGGGAGTTTCCACCGCCTGGGCCTACCAGGCCTTCCGGTCACTGCAAGAGGATAGCACCTCGGGTTCTCAGCCCTATGACACGGTTTCTAGCCTGCCCCAGGTGTTGGTGGCCTTTGACCGTCAGGATCCGCAAGCTTTGGCGAACAGTTTGCGCAATGACCTAGAAAAACCTGTGCTGGCCACATATACCCTTGTGGGGGAATTACGAAGTGCCCTGCGCTCAGCGGGGGCCCTTGGATCCCTGATGTCCGGATCAGGGCCAACAGTCTTTGGGATCATGCCCAGCTTGGAACAAGCCTCTCAAACGCGGGACACCTTGCGGCGACAGTTTCAGGATGTGGATTTTTGGGTGACTCAATCAGCTCCCACCGGCATCCTCCTGGAGCCGGATCCCCAAAGCCTTAGCCTCAGCTAG
- a CDS encoding amidohydrolase family protein — translation MDLILRRANLPDGRKGLDIAIEAGRIVALEANLQATAPQEIDVSGRLVSPPFVDAHFHMDATLSYGIPRVNQSGTLLEGIALWGELKPLLTPEAVMERALVYCDWAVARGILAIRTHVDVCDPSLLAVRALLEVKHKVAPYLDLQLVAFPQDGYYRSPGAVDLLEKALDLGVDVVGGIPHFERTMADGSASVRALCEIAAERGLRVDLHCDETDDPLSRHVETLAYETQRLGLQGRVAGSHLTSMHSMDNYYVSKLIPLMAEAELGVISNPLINMVIQGRHDTYPKRRGLTRVPELMTAGLTVAFGHDCVMDPWYPLGSGNMLEVAHMGIHAAQLTGYEQMRQCFLAITENPARILGLEGYGLEPGCHADFVVLQAADPVEALRLKPACLYVFRRGQLIAQTPPVVSQLNLPGRPTEVDFTRR, via the coding sequence ATGGATCTGATTTTGCGCCGGGCCAATTTGCCGGATGGCCGCAAGGGGTTGGATATTGCCATTGAAGCAGGCCGGATCGTTGCCCTGGAAGCGAACCTACAAGCTACCGCCCCACAGGAGATCGATGTCAGCGGTCGGTTGGTATCGCCCCCGTTTGTGGATGCCCACTTCCATATGGATGCCACCCTCAGCTACGGGATCCCACGGGTAAACCAATCGGGCACCCTGCTAGAAGGGATCGCCCTCTGGGGAGAGTTAAAACCGCTGCTCACTCCAGAGGCGGTGATGGAAAGAGCCTTGGTCTATTGCGACTGGGCGGTGGCACGGGGCATTCTGGCAATTCGCACCCATGTGGATGTGTGTGATCCCAGCCTATTGGCGGTGCGGGCTCTATTGGAGGTCAAACACAAAGTTGCCCCTTACCTGGATTTGCAGTTGGTGGCTTTTCCGCAGGATGGTTACTATCGCTCGCCGGGCGCTGTGGATCTGCTGGAGAAAGCCCTCGACTTAGGGGTGGATGTGGTGGGCGGGATCCCCCATTTTGAGCGGACGATGGCGGATGGGTCGGCTTCGGTGCGCGCCTTATGTGAGATCGCTGCTGAGCGGGGCCTGCGGGTGGATCTGCACTGTGATGAGACGGATGATCCGCTATCGCGCCATGTGGAAACCTTGGCCTACGAAACCCAGCGGCTGGGCTTGCAGGGACGGGTGGCCGGATCCCATCTCACCTCTATGCACTCGATGGACAACTACTACGTCAGCAAGTTGATCCCGCTCATGGCGGAGGCGGAGCTGGGGGTGATCTCCAACCCGCTGATCAACATGGTGATCCAAGGTCGCCACGATACCTACCCGAAGCGGCGGGGCCTCACGCGGGTGCCGGAACTGATGACGGCAGGGCTAACGGTGGCCTTTGGCCATGATTGTGTGATGGATCCCTGGTATCCCCTTGGGAGCGGCAACATGCTGGAAGTGGCCCACATGGGGATCCATGCCGCCCAACTCACTGGCTATGAGCAGATGCGCCAATGCTTTTTGGCCATCACTGAAAATCCTGCTCGCATTCTCGGTCTGGAGGGGTATGGTTTAGAACCGGGCTGTCATGCGGACTTCGTAGTGCTGCAGGCAGCGGATCCCGTGGAAGCCCTTCGCCTCAAACCGGCCTGTTTGTACGTGTTCCGGCGCGGCCAACTGATTGCCCAAACCCCGCCCGTAGTCAGTCAGCTCAATTTGCCCGGTCGCCCTACCGAAGTGGACTTCACCCGCCGCTAG
- the phnC gene encoding phosphonate ABC transporter ATP-binding protein, which produces MISFDGVEVTYPNGYQALKGISLDIPKGQFVVIVGLSGAGKSTLIRTINNLVVPSKGEVRVGGRSITRARGAELRKMRAGIGMIFQTYNLVKRTTVLRNVLSGRLGSANPLASLLGIFSKSDLLMAHACLQRVGIPEKAYVRADALSGGQQQRVGIARALAQQPQVMLADEPVASLDPPTANAVMADLKRITREDGITTLVNLHFIDMARDYADRIIGMRAGEVVFDGTPAEASDQVFTEIYGRSIDKEKDLLGQAI; this is translated from the coding sequence ATGATCAGCTTCGATGGCGTAGAAGTGACCTATCCGAATGGGTATCAAGCTCTCAAGGGAATCAGCCTTGATATTCCAAAAGGGCAATTTGTGGTCATCGTCGGCCTGTCGGGGGCGGGCAAATCTACTCTGATTCGCACCATCAACAACCTAGTGGTGCCCTCCAAAGGGGAAGTGCGGGTGGGGGGCCGCTCCATCACGCGAGCGCGGGGGGCCGAGCTGCGCAAAATGCGGGCTGGGATCGGCATGATCTTCCAAACCTACAACTTGGTGAAACGCACCACGGTGCTGCGCAATGTGTTGTCGGGGCGGTTGGGTAGCGCCAATCCTCTGGCCAGTTTGCTGGGGATCTTTTCCAAGTCGGATCTGCTCATGGCCCATGCCTGTTTGCAGCGGGTGGGGATCCCGGAAAAAGCCTATGTGCGGGCAGATGCGCTCTCGGGAGGGCAACAACAACGGGTGGGGATTGCCCGTGCCCTGGCCCAGCAGCCACAGGTGATGCTGGCAGATGAACCCGTGGCCAGCTTGGATCCACCGACAGCCAATGCCGTCATGGCAGATCTGAAGCGGATTACCCGTGAAGATGGCATTACAACGCTGGTGAATTTACACTTCATCGACATGGCCCGCGACTATGCCGATCGGATCATCGGGATGCGGGCGGGGGAGGTGGTGTTCGATGGTACGCCCGCCGAAGCGAGCGATCAAGTCTTCACCGAGATCTATGGCCGCTCTATTGACAAGGAAAAAGATTTACTAGGGCAGGCCATCTGA
- a CDS encoding Hsp20/alpha crystallin family protein, giving the protein MAHLHFTPILEMGSLQRDLNRLLEWPTVHASGPEALRPSATVPTAPLQVWESAEAYTIHLLIPGADRESFNIEAAPHQLLISGEIKLSGPAGAELRYQEVEAKPFQRSLKLARRIQPEKVSAIYNDGILSLTLPKAETARVVKVQLGTPGEAPEPETLSVEGQSA; this is encoded by the coding sequence ATGGCACACCTTCATTTCACCCCCATTCTCGAAATGGGATCCCTGCAACGAGATCTCAACCGCCTGCTGGAATGGCCCACCGTTCACGCCAGCGGGCCGGAGGCTTTGCGCCCCAGCGCCACTGTTCCCACTGCCCCTCTGCAAGTTTGGGAAAGTGCCGAAGCCTACACGATTCATCTGCTGATCCCCGGCGCGGATCGGGAAAGCTTCAATATCGAAGCAGCCCCCCATCAGCTCTTGATCAGCGGCGAGATCAAACTGAGCGGCCCTGCAGGTGCCGAACTGCGTTACCAAGAGGTAGAAGCCAAGCCTTTTCAGCGCAGCCTGAAGCTGGCCCGTCGTATCCAGCCGGAAAAAGTATCTGCTATCTACAATGATGGCATCCTCAGCCTCACCCTGCCCAAGGCGGAAACGGCACGCGTGGTCAAGGTGCAACTGGGTACCCCAGGGGAAGCCCCTGAACCCGAAACGCTATCGGTCGAAGGCCAGTCTGCCTGA
- a CDS encoding FAD-binding oxidoreductase has product MHDITALLGDLEGIPYSTNLSQVRAKSRDMTLSFSPILKQDLQGKSAEVVVTPRSQAEVIRVVAACARHRIPLLPRGAGTGNFGQAIPLFGGVILDMTALKRVLWVKGRRVRAEAGAILESLDTAAKAAGGELRIHPSTLRTATVGGFVGGGHAGIGAVTYGILRDPGNILGLKVLSVEEEPQIHEIRGRQVNWVHHAYGTNGIILEVELPLAPAQEWLEVILCFEDFMDGARFAVALGQADGIAKKVISLCEWPVPSYFKPLAAYILAHRTTVLTLVAAENEEALRWLAEDHRGQITYCKAAGLGEFGPLYEYTWGHTGLYAIKAGIALSYALGLFPPHDLIGSIERVWRRFQSLGPLCLEMKRMDGRGVMAQGSPIFNFVSNEHMIQVIRDMEAEGVHVRNSHTYLIEESGFKTVDPEEQAFKQRMDPYNLLNPGKLSTASPKDSASKAGLELEVTGWKA; this is encoded by the coding sequence ATGCACGATATCACTGCACTACTGGGCGACCTAGAAGGGATCCCGTACTCAACCAACCTCAGCCAAGTGCGGGCCAAAAGTCGTGATATGACCCTGAGTTTTAGCCCCATCCTCAAACAAGATTTGCAGGGTAAATCGGCGGAAGTGGTCGTCACCCCCCGCAGCCAAGCAGAGGTGATCCGGGTGGTGGCTGCCTGTGCTCGCCATCGGATCCCCCTACTTCCCCGTGGGGCCGGAACCGGCAATTTTGGTCAGGCGATCCCATTGTTTGGCGGGGTCATCCTGGATATGACCGCCCTCAAGCGGGTGTTGTGGGTGAAAGGACGGCGGGTGCGGGCGGAGGCCGGAGCCATTTTGGAATCTTTGGATACCGCGGCCAAAGCAGCGGGAGGAGAGTTGCGCATTCATCCTTCCACCTTACGTACCGCTACCGTTGGTGGGTTTGTGGGGGGCGGCCATGCCGGGATTGGGGCTGTCACCTACGGTATTTTGCGGGATCCCGGCAACATTCTCGGCTTGAAGGTGTTAAGTGTGGAGGAAGAGCCCCAGATCCACGAGATTCGTGGCCGCCAAGTCAACTGGGTTCACCATGCCTACGGTACCAACGGCATCATCCTGGAGGTGGAACTGCCCCTTGCCCCGGCGCAGGAGTGGTTGGAGGTCATTCTCTGCTTTGAAGACTTTATGGATGGGGCACGGTTTGCTGTGGCCTTAGGGCAGGCGGATGGTATTGCCAAAAAGGTGATTTCCCTCTGTGAATGGCCGGTGCCCAGCTATTTCAAACCGTTGGCAGCCTATATTCTCGCCCATCGCACCACAGTATTGACCCTGGTGGCCGCAGAAAATGAAGAGGCACTGCGCTGGCTGGCAGAGGATCACCGTGGGCAGATCACCTACTGCAAAGCGGCTGGCTTGGGAGAGTTTGGCCCCCTCTACGAGTACACCTGGGGTCACACGGGCCTCTATGCGATCAAAGCCGGCATTGCTCTGTCCTATGCGCTGGGGCTTTTCCCACCCCATGACTTAATCGGTTCGATTGAACGGGTTTGGCGGCGTTTTCAAAGCCTGGGGCCCCTTTGCCTAGAAATGAAGCGCATGGATGGCCGGGGGGTGATGGCGCAGGGATCCCCGATCTTTAACTTCGTCAGCAATGAACACATGATCCAGGTAATTCGGGATATGGAGGCGGAGGGGGTACATGTGCGCAACAGCCATACCTACTTGATTGAAGAAAGTGGCTTCAAAACCGTGGATCCCGAAGAGCAAGCTTTTAAGCAGCGCATGGATCCCTACAACCTGCTCAACCCGGGCAAACTGAGCACCGCCAGCCCCAAGGATTCTGCTAGCAAAGCTGGCTTGGAGCTGGAGGTAACCGGCTGGAAGGCGTGA
- a CDS encoding phosphate/phosphite/phosphonate ABC transporter substrate-binding protein, producing MIKQALSYGLGLSLILASSQAFAQSTPDKLVLGMVPSREAERIVDSLDPFAELLSEKIGIPVETFVSTDYTGLVEAVGTNRVDIGLFGPAALVEAVDRYGAKVILASVRRGSTTYRSQFNIPCGGEIDSFDDLKGKTIAFVDPSSASGYQFPFVFLRDEHNIDANVDMKPIFVGAHDASVLAVYNGDVDVSASFEDARTTIANDHPDVNEKVCVLGYTSDIPNDGTVVRAGLPEGLSEQIATAMIEIAETEEGKKLTEALFNVTGFAPIDSSAYDIVREVSRTFRRN from the coding sequence GTGATCAAGCAAGCTCTTTCCTACGGTCTCGGCCTGAGTCTTATCCTGGCCAGTAGCCAAGCCTTTGCTCAATCAACTCCGGATAAGTTGGTACTGGGCATGGTGCCTTCCCGTGAGGCCGAAAGGATTGTCGATAGCCTCGATCCATTTGCCGAATTGCTGAGCGAAAAGATCGGGATCCCGGTGGAAACCTTCGTATCTACAGACTACACCGGCTTGGTGGAAGCAGTGGGTACCAACCGAGTCGATATTGGTCTGTTCGGCCCTGCGGCTCTGGTGGAAGCAGTGGATCGCTATGGTGCCAAAGTAATCCTGGCCTCAGTGCGGCGGGGATCCACCACTTATCGTTCTCAGTTCAACATTCCCTGTGGCGGCGAGATTGATAGCTTTGATGACTTGAAGGGCAAAACCATTGCCTTTGTCGATCCGAGTTCTGCCTCGGGCTACCAGTTTCCCTTCGTGTTTTTAAGGGATGAGCACAACATCGATGCCAATGTGGATATGAAGCCGATCTTCGTAGGTGCTCACGATGCCTCTGTCTTGGCAGTTTACAACGGCGATGTGGATGTGTCGGCGTCTTTTGAGGATGCTCGTACCACCATCGCCAACGATCACCCCGATGTGAACGAGAAGGTGTGTGTGTTGGGCTACACCTCTGATATTCCCAACGATGGTACGGTGGTGCGCGCTGGCTTGCCGGAGGGTCTGTCTGAGCAGATCGCCACGGCGATGATCGAGATTGCTGAGACGGAAGAGGGCAAAAAACTAACGGAAGCTCTGTTCAACGTGACTGGCTTTGCTCCCATCGACTCCTCTGCTTACGACATTGTGCGGGAAGTCTCCCGTACCTTCCGCCGCAATTAA